A window of Hevea brasiliensis isolate MT/VB/25A 57/8 chromosome 14, ASM3005281v1, whole genome shotgun sequence contains these coding sequences:
- the LOC131173104 gene encoding putative disease resistance protein RGA3, whose product MAERMILSFVVDATLSRVASLITNEVTGAWNLKDDLKGLQDTLNTIRDVLQDAEDQQNESVSVKRWLKKLKRVAYDAEDVFDELAYEDLRRQVEMQNQLGSEVRSLFSFSKGTRYVKKAALHVKMAHKVRKINESLNKIKNEAMVFGLQVLTTDRTIPPVDLDRLTDSFLDHPVVGRKADVSQILNLLNCSWDQQVLTVVPIVGMAGLGKTTLAKLVCQEGIGKKLFDLKIWVCVSFKFDDQRILREMLQTLNAKMGGLTNKDAVLQELGKELEGKKFLLVLDDVWKEGNEVSKRWDDLKIRLVGISRNNGNAIVVTTRSAEVASIVETSTHCRHTLNLLSVDECWSILKERAFGSGTTSIPSELEGIGKEIAKICGGVPLAAKVLGGMMGFKRDKDAWLSIQNDNVLNASYKKENVESLLKLSFDHLPSYLKSCFAYCSIFPKDFKIVKEELIQLSMAEGLLGTSNADEGNVYFNALLQNSFFQDVERDEFGNIRACKMHDLVHDLALSLSKSETLTLENYSAGDDIFSTRHLYVDHQNATTLMEFLKGGAKKLRNLFVKNTVFDGSWRLKRLQTLNLVDANIENLPSSIGKLKHLRYLDISRTKIKVLPESITELYSLQTLRFLQCWSLENFPRNKICNLINLRHIDFDDGYHMPSKVGRLTCLQTLSLFVVGPDTGGNIQELECLNQLRGELTITHLEKVRDKEEAKKSNLRGKMKLKALQFVWSEYGRKGISNNDEEVLEDLEPHPNIGRINIKNYLGEKFPPWLCTMKTLIEGDSYTVFNNLVELQLAHCKWCEEFPRLGRLPRLEVLIIYGMNKIRCIGNEFYGIDSGSTRNGGRPFPALKRLSFHDMCSLVEWKTPVDEGGESLKRAEDHADLCAEAADLFANLEVAMEFQEEKMSEDGPSVILYERLQAASMSLEPSTFYEVKDKKSFGD is encoded by the exons ATGGCTGAAAGAATGATCCTCAGTTTCGTGGTGGATGCAACTCTGTCCAGGGTGGCTTCGCTCATCACTAATGAAGTCACTGGTGCTTGGAATCTGAAGGACGACTTGAAAGGACTTCAAGATACCCTCAATACAATTCGTGATGTGCTGCAGGATGCGGAGGACCAACAAAATGAGAGTGTGTCTGTGAAGCGTTGGCTGAAGAAGCTCAAACGTGTAGCTTATGATGCTGAAGACGTGTTTGATGAGTTAGCGTACGAGGATCTTCGACGACAGGTTGAGATGCAAAACCAACTTGGAAGTGAGGTACGCAGCCTTTTTTCATTCTCTAAAGGCACTCGTTATGTCAAAAAGGCTGCATTGCATGTCAAAATGGCCCACAAAGTCAGGAAAATAAATGAGTCGTTGAATAAGATTAAGAATGAAGCTATGGTTTTTGGGCTTCAAGTCCTAACTACAGATAGAACAATTCCTCCAGTCGACTTGGATCGGCTGACAGACTCGTTCCTTGACCACCCAGTTGTGGGGAGGAAAGCTGATGTCTCTCAAATTTTAAACTTGCTGAATTGTTCATGGGATCAACAAGTTCTTACCGTTGTTCCCATAGTGGGCATGGCCGGTCTCGGAAAGACAACCTTAGCTAAACTAGTGTGTCAAGAAGGAATAGGAAAAAAGCTTTTCGATCTTAAAATATGGGTTTGTGTCTCTTTTAAATTTGATGACCAAAGAATTTTACGAGAAATGCTGCAAACTCTCAATGCAAAAATGGGAGGATTGACCAACAAAGATGCAGTACTTCAAGAGCTTGGAAAGGAGTTGGAGGGAAAAAAATTCCTTCTTGTTCTTGATGACGTGTGGAAGGAGGGGAATGAGGTATCCAAGAGGTGGGATGATCTAAAGATTCGTTTGGTAGGAATTAGCAGAAACAATGGAAATGCTATTGTTGTCACAACTCGCAGCGCGGAAGTGGCATCAATAGTGGAGACTTCTACTCATTGCAGACATACACTGAATTTGTTGTCTGTTGATGAATGTTGGTCCATTCTTAAGGAAAGGGCATTTGGGAGTGGAACAACATCAATCCCCTCAGAATTGGAAGGCATTGGAAAGGAGATTGCAAAAATATGTGGAGGAGTGCCATTAGCTGCAAAAGTTTTAGGTGGGATGATGGGTTTTAAAAGGGATAAGGATGCATGGTTGTCAATTCAAAATGATAATGTCTTGAATGCATCATATAAGAAGGAAAATGTCGAGTCTTTGCTAAAACTAAGTTTTGATCACTTGCCTTCATACCTGAAGTCATGTTTTGCATACTGTTCAATTTTCCCAAAAGATTTTAAGATTGTAAAAGAAGAATTAATTCAGCTTTCGATGGCTGAAGGTCTTCTTGGGACATCTAATGCAGATGAGGGCAACGTGTATTTTAATGCCTTGCTTCAGAATTCCTTTTTCCAAGATGTGGAAAGGGACGAATTTGGGAATATTAGAGCATGCAAGATGCATGACCTTGTGCATGATCTCGCATTGTCTCTTTCAAAGTCTGAAACATTGACGTTGGAAAATTATTCAGCTGGTGATGACATATTTTCCACTCGACATCTATATGTAGATCATCAAAATGCAACAACTTTAATGGAATTTTTAAAAGGGGGTGCTAAGAAGTTGCGTAATTTATTCGTAAAGAACACCGTATTTGATGGGTCTTGGAGGTTGAAAAGGTTGCAAACTCTAAATTTGGTAGATGCTAATATTGAAAATTTGCCATCTTCCATTGGCAAGTTGAAACATTTGAGATATCTTGACATATCAAGGACTAAAATCAAAGTGTTGCCTGAATCAATCACCGAGCTTTACAGTTTGCAAACACTGAGATTCCTTCAATGCTGGTCACTTGAAAATTTTCCTAGAAATAAAATTTGCAATCTGATCAACTTGAGgcatattgattttgatgatgggTATCATATGCCATCTAAGGTGGGGCGGTTAACATGTCTCCAAACACTGTCATTATTTGTTGTGGGCCCAGATACTGGAGGTAACATTCAAGAACTAGAATGCTTAAACCAGCTAAGAGGGGAGTTGACAATAACTCATCTTGAGAAGGTGAGAGACAAAGAAGAAGCAAAGAAATCGAATCTACGggggaaaatgaaattaaaagccCTGCAATTTGTATGGAGTGAATATGGAAGAAAAGGCATCAGCAACAATGATGAGGAAGTGTTGGAAGATCTTGAGCCTCACCCAAACATAGGGAGAAtaaacataaaaaattatttgggTGAAAAGTTCCCGCCGTGGCTGTGTACGATGAAAACTCTGATTGAAGGTGATTCTTACACTGTATTCAATAATTTGGTAGAACTTCAATTGGCGCACTGTAAGTGGTGTGAAGAATTCCCCAGGCTTGGACGTCTTCCTCGTCTTGAAGTACTTATTATATATGGAATGAATAAGATAAGATGTATAGGGAATGAATTCTATGGTATTGACAGTGGAAGCACAAGAAATGGAGGGAGACCGTTTCCAGCATTAAAGCGTTTGTCTTTTCATGATATGTGCAGTCTAGTTGAGTGGAAGACACCAGTAGATGAAGGGGGTGAATCattg AAGAGGGCAGAAGATCATGCTGACTTATGTGCAGAAGCTGCAGATCTATTTGCAAATCTTGAG GTAGCTATGGAATTTCAGGAAGAAAAAATGTCAGAAGATGGCCCTTCAGTAATACTTTATGAG AGATTGCAAGCTGCAAG